In Panacibacter ginsenosidivorans, the following proteins share a genomic window:
- a CDS encoding Ig-like domain-containing protein: MKKIFPLVIIAVCFFNVAGLVTASGCANIIPPTGGPRDSLPPVLMEALPKDSTVNFKDYKITLTFDEYVQLDNNLNDQLIISPNPEKIPVIEGKLRNVTIKLKDSLKPNTTYSINFGRALKDVNENNVLKNFTYVFSTGDKLADGMITGNVKIAETGDADSTLLVLLHTNTTDSAIKKLKSDYYTRLDSSGNFRFKYLPNEKFAVYVLPNDYSKKYDDSTKMFAFYNEPVEASTNPASIQLYAYQEYKQVNKPVSASSGSDKEKKGNSDEDKRLKFGTNLENNEQGLLDSLIFNFNRPVAKFDSSMVLLTDTSFKAIKNYSVIQTDTTAKRFALIYKWPENQRYKLIIQKAAFTDSAGITIAKDDTLNFKSKRESEYGSVRLHFNNLDLSKNPVLQLVKNKIVVQSVVLSTNEWYQKLFEPGQYDMRILFDDNKNGVWDPGNFDTKHQPEIVQKIQRPLITKANWDNEIDINL, encoded by the coding sequence ATGAAAAAGATTTTTCCCCTGGTTATAATTGCTGTTTGCTTTTTTAACGTTGCAGGTTTAGTTACTGCCAGCGGTTGTGCCAATATTATCCCGCCTACCGGTGGCCCAAGAGATTCTTTACCACCTGTATTAATGGAGGCTTTGCCAAAAGATTCTACTGTAAATTTTAAAGACTATAAGATAACACTTACGTTTGATGAGTATGTGCAGCTTGATAATAACCTTAATGACCAGCTGATCATCTCTCCCAACCCAGAAAAAATTCCTGTTATAGAAGGAAAGCTGCGCAACGTAACTATAAAATTGAAAGACTCTTTAAAACCTAACACCACTTATTCCATCAACTTTGGCAGGGCATTAAAAGACGTGAATGAAAATAATGTGCTGAAAAATTTTACCTATGTTTTTTCTACCGGCGATAAACTGGCTGATGGTATGATAACGGGCAATGTAAAAATTGCTGAAACAGGTGATGCAGATTCTACTTTATTGGTGTTGTTGCATACCAACACAACCGACTCTGCTATAAAAAAATTAAAATCAGATTATTATACAAGGCTTGACAGCAGCGGCAATTTTCGTTTTAAATATTTGCCCAATGAAAAGTTTGCCGTGTATGTGCTGCCCAATGATTATTCTAAAAAATATGATGACAGCACAAAGATGTTTGCTTTCTATAATGAACCCGTAGAAGCCAGCACCAATCCTGCTTCAATACAACTGTATGCCTACCAGGAATACAAACAGGTTAATAAACCAGTTTCTGCCTCTTCCGGTAGTGATAAAGAAAAAAAGGGTAACTCAGATGAAGATAAACGACTAAAATTTGGAACCAATCTTGAAAATAATGAACAGGGCCTGCTCGATAGCCTCATCTTTAATTTCAACAGGCCAGTTGCTAAATTTGATTCTTCAATGGTATTACTCACAGACACGAGTTTTAAAGCCATAAAGAATTATAGCGTAATACAGACCGATACAACTGCAAAAAGATTTGCGCTCATTTACAAATGGCCCGAGAATCAACGCTATAAACTCATTATTCAGAAAGCAGCGTTTACAGATAGTGCAGGCATAACAATTGCGAAGGATGATACTTTGAATTTTAAAAGCAAACGTGAAAGCGAGTATGGAAGTGTGCGGCTTCATTTCAACAATCTTGATCTTTCAAAAAATCCTGTACTACAATTAGTAAAGAACAAAATTGTTGTTCAATCTGTGGTACTCAGCACCAATGAATGGTATCAAAAATTATTCGAGCCCGGCCAGTACGATATGCGTATTCTTTTTGATGACAATAAAAACGGCGTTTGGGATCCCGGAAATTTTGATACAAAACACCAGCCCGAAATTGTACAAAAAATACAGAGGCCCCTGATTACAAAAGCCAATTGGGATAACGAGATAGATATTAACCTGTAA
- a CDS encoding peptidylprolyl isomerase, producing the protein MNKNIVLLLAAFLSANAAFAQKMVADKIIAQIGDKIILKSDIDNAIADYKRQDMADNLPPNPECAFLQGQLIQKTLVIQAEKDSLFVEDDELEALLDNRIRYFISQYGSQDMLEQIAGRSVYEIKEDLRQPFKEKTMAEKMQNKILENVKITPTEVKEYYDKIPKDSLLYYESEIEVNELVMYPKANKDLEDYVSAQLLDYKRQVESGQKKFDALARLYTDDPGSKDNGGQYSVNRLDKSWDPTFIAAAFKLKEGQISPVIKSKFGLHIIQMVSRAGDDAVVRHILKIPPVTDVEVKLGLAKLDSLRSKIIAGDLSFAAAVTKYSDDENSKFNGGAKTNNEGSTYLKIDQLDKDAVVALKGLNPGDISKPQTYTDERGRKTVRILYLKTRTEPHRENLKDDYNRVAQRALEIKKQSVLEKWFKDHIPNYYVTIDKEYTSCESISDWLHAASAASR; encoded by the coding sequence ATGAACAAGAATATTGTACTACTGCTGGCTGCCTTTTTGAGTGCTAACGCTGCATTTGCACAGAAAATGGTTGCAGATAAGATCATAGCGCAGATCGGCGACAAAATAATATTGAAATCTGATATAGATAACGCTATAGCCGATTATAAAAGACAGGATATGGCTGATAACCTGCCACCCAACCCGGAATGTGCTTTTTTGCAGGGCCAGCTTATTCAGAAAACTTTAGTGATCCAGGCAGAAAAAGATTCCCTTTTTGTAGAAGATGATGAGCTGGAAGCCTTGCTGGATAACAGGATCCGTTACTTTATAAGCCAGTATGGTTCGCAGGATATGCTCGAACAAATAGCAGGGCGTTCTGTGTATGAAATCAAGGAAGACCTGCGCCAGCCATTCAAAGAAAAAACCATGGCTGAAAAAATGCAAAACAAGATCCTTGAAAATGTAAAGATCACACCCACCGAAGTAAAAGAATATTACGATAAAATTCCCAAAGACAGTTTGCTTTATTATGAAAGCGAGATCGAAGTAAATGAACTGGTGATGTATCCAAAAGCAAACAAAGATTTGGAAGATTATGTATCTGCCCAATTACTGGATTATAAGAGACAGGTAGAAAGTGGCCAGAAAAAATTTGATGCGCTGGCAAGATTATATACTGATGATCCCGGCAGTAAAGACAATGGTGGACAGTATAGCGTAAACCGTTTGGATAAATCATGGGATCCAACCTTCATTGCAGCTGCTTTTAAATTAAAAGAAGGACAAATATCTCCCGTTATAAAATCTAAGTTTGGATTACACATTATACAAATGGTTAGCCGTGCCGGTGATGATGCAGTAGTGAGGCACATTTTAAAAATTCCACCCGTTACAGATGTAGAAGTAAAACTCGGCCTTGCAAAACTTGATAGTTTACGTTCAAAAATAATTGCAGGTGACCTGTCTTTTGCCGCTGCAGTAACCAAGTATAGCGATGATGAGAACAGTAAATTCAATGGCGGCGCTAAAACAAATAATGAAGGTTCTACCTACTTAAAAATTGATCAGCTTGATAAAGATGCAGTAGTAGCCCTTAAAGGTTTAAACCCCGGTGATATATCAAAACCACAAACTTATACTGATGAGCGTGGCCGCAAAACAGTGCGTATTCTTTATTTAAAAACACGTACAGAACCTCACCGCGAAAACCTGAAAGACGATTATAACAGGGTGGCACAAAGAGCGCTTGAAATTAAAAAACAATCAGTGCTTGAGAAATGGTTTAAAGATCATATTCCTAACTACTATGTAACGATCGATAAAGAGTACACAAGTTGCGAAAGCATTAGCGATTGGCTTCACGCAGCGAGTGCTGCCAGCAGGTAA
- a CDS encoding WcaI family glycosyltransferase yields MAQRILLIGGNFSPEPTGIGKYNGEMIQWLSDNGYECGVITTYPYYPQWKLKEPYKNHSWYKKEIIKQPGDKSFGTITVYRCPHYIPSNPTGKTRILHDLSFFISALFQLLMLLPGKKYDVVINVSPPLMPGLLAILYKKIKNARFIYHIQDLQVDAANDLQMIRSKKLIRFLFALEKYILKHADVISSISPGMIKKIKTKIDQQIVFFPNWSDTSFFYPINDKTDLKKEFGFKNEDKVALYSGAIGEKQGLESILFAAKAFQNFSGLKFVICGSGPYKEKLEAISKEMELNNLFFLPLQPLEKFNRFLNMADMHLVIQKVNAGDLVMPSKLTNILAAGGLAIVTANQGTSLYELIDEYKMGILTEAEKQEALNNSIKIALNSNSLVIIQNARKYAEENLSVNKVMQRFLFDSSIK; encoded by the coding sequence ATGGCGCAGCGGATTCTTCTAATAGGTGGTAATTTTTCCCCGGAACCTACAGGAATAGGAAAATATAATGGAGAAATGATACAATGGCTTAGTGATAACGGATATGAATGTGGTGTAATCACCACATACCCCTATTACCCTCAATGGAAACTGAAAGAGCCTTATAAAAATCATTCTTGGTATAAAAAGGAAATAATAAAACAACCTGGTGATAAATCTTTTGGCACTATAACTGTTTACCGTTGTCCACATTATATACCATCCAACCCTACCGGCAAGACAAGAATATTACATGACCTGTCATTCTTTATCTCTGCGCTTTTTCAATTGCTTATGTTATTACCGGGAAAAAAATATGATGTTGTAATAAATGTTAGTCCACCCTTAATGCCGGGTTTGCTTGCTATACTATATAAGAAAATCAAAAATGCCCGGTTCATTTATCATATACAAGACCTGCAGGTGGATGCTGCAAATGACCTGCAGATGATACGATCAAAAAAATTGATACGTTTTCTTTTTGCACTTGAAAAATATATTTTAAAACATGCAGATGTTATTAGTAGTATATCGCCGGGAATGATCAAAAAAATTAAAACTAAAATCGACCAACAGATAGTTTTTTTTCCAAACTGGTCAGATACTTCTTTTTTTTACCCAATAAATGATAAGACAGATTTAAAAAAAGAGTTCGGTTTTAAAAATGAAGACAAAGTAGCTTTGTATTCAGGTGCAATAGGAGAAAAACAAGGTCTTGAATCCATACTCTTTGCTGCAAAAGCATTCCAAAATTTTTCAGGCCTGAAATTTGTTATTTGTGGTAGCGGTCCTTACAAAGAAAAACTGGAAGCCATATCAAAGGAGATGGAATTGAATAATCTTTTTTTTCTGCCTTTGCAACCCCTGGAAAAATTTAATCGTTTCCTTAATATGGCTGACATGCATCTGGTTATACAAAAAGTAAATGCTGGCGACTTGGTTATGCCATCAAAGCTGACAAATATTCTTGCTGCAGGAGGTCTCGCAATTGTTACCGCAAACCAGGGAACAAGCTTATATGAACTCATAGATGAATACAAAATGGGTATTCTTACAGAAGCAGAAAAACAGGAAGCATTGAACAATAGCATAAAAATTGCGTTAAACAGCAATTCATTGGTAATAATACAAAATGCAAGAAAATATGCAGAAGAAAATTTGTCGGTAAACAAGGTCATGCAACGATTTCTATTTGATAGTTCTATAAAATAA